Within Paeniglutamicibacter psychrophenolicus, the genomic segment CGCGGGCAATTGGTGGACCTGGCCTCCAACGACTACCTGGGCCTGGGTGCGCACCCGGCGGTGCGTGCCGCCGCCGGGGAGGCCGCGTCCCGCCACGGGGCCGGTGCCGCCGCCAGCCGCGTGGCCACCGGCACCCTGGCGGTGCACACCGCGCTCGAGGAGGCGCTGTGCGACTACACCGGCAGGGCAGCGGCCCTGGTCTTTTCCAGCGGGTACACCGCGAACATCGGTCTCCTGCAGGCCTTGGGCGGACCGGGCAGCCACTTAATCCTGGACGCCCACGCCCATGCCTGCCTGATCGACGGCGCCCGCCTCTCCGGGGCCAGGGTGGCCACCGCCGCCCACAACGACCTCGACGCCGCCAGGGCCCTGCTCGAGGCAAACCGCGATTCGCCCGCACCGGCCCCGCGCGTGGCACTGGTGCTCGAATCCGTCTATTCGGTGCTGGGGGACGCCGCCGACCTGGCCGCCGCGGCTGCGCTGTGCACCGAGTTCGGAGCGCTGCTTCTCATCGACGAGGCCCACTCGCTGGCCGCCACGCACACCGGCTCGGCGCTGCGCGCCGCCGGGCTGGCCGGGGCAGGGCACGTCATCGCCACCGCCACGCTCTCCAAGGCCCTGGGTGCCCAGGGCGGGGTGGTGCTGCTGGGCGGGGAAGCGGCGGGGTTGCTGCGCGAGCACCTGGTGAACACCGCCCGCACCTTCCTCTTCGACACCGCGCTGGCCCCGGCCGCGGCCGGGGCCGCACTGGCCGCCCTGGAACTGGCCGACGCGCAGCTGCTGGGACGGCTGGGGCGCAACGCCGCACTGGTGCACGACACCCTGGCCGCGGTGCCGCAGCTGTCCGGGCGCATCGAGCGGGGTGCCGGCGCGGTGCACTCGATCACCATGGCGGACGCCGCCACCGCGGTGCGCACCGCCGCGGCCCTGCGCGCCCGCGGCATCGCCGTGGCCTGCTTCCGGCCACCCTCCGTGCCCGACGGGGTGTCCCGGCTGCGGATCACCGCCCACGCCAACCACCACCGGCGCGAACTGCTCGCCGCGCTGCACACCATAGCCGCCACCATCCTGGAGGAAGAATCATGAGTTGTCCCTTTGCCGGGTCCACGGCCATTGCCCCGACGCCCGCGCCGCTGGCCACGGCCCTGCCAGATGCCTACCCCGAGGTGGTCAACAACCGCTACCGCAGCATCGAGGACCCCGCCCTGGTGCGCCGGATCCTGCAGCGCCCCGAAGACTTCACCCCGGCCAACGCCCTGGACACCGCCATCGACCTGGAACCGGCGGCCCTGCGCATCCTGGCCGCCGAGCGCTTCTTCCTGCCCCCGGTGCTGGCCAGCGCAGGCGGGGCGGCGCACCTGGCGGTCCGCCGCATCGTGGCACGCTTCTTCAGCCCCGCCAGGGTCGCCGCGCAGGCGGAGCCCATCAGGGAACGGGTGCGGGAAATATGTGCGGGGCTCCAGGCACGCTACCGTGCCGGGGAGGCCGTCGACCTGGCCGCGCACCTGGCCGCGGTCATCCCGCCCGAGGTCATGGCCCGGCTCACCGGGATCCCGGTCCCGCCCGCCGCCGACCTCAAGGCCTGGAGCCTTGATTCCCTGGAGCTCTTCTGGGGCTGGCCCGATGCCGCCCGCCAGCTGGAACTTGCCGCCAGCGCCGCCGGATTCCACGCGTGGCTGCGCACCTCGGTCGCGCAGGCCGTGGCCCGCGACGACGGAAACCTCTATGCGGCGCTGCACCAGGGCGGGGTGGACCTGGACCGGATCCGCTCGCTGGGCTACTTCCTGACCATTGCCGGGCAGGAGACCACCGCGATGCTCATCTCCACGACGCTGGCCGCCGCGCTGCACGAGGGCCGCTGGGAATCCTGCGCGCAGGAATCCGCTGCCGCACAGCTGGTGGCCCGGTCGCTGGCACGGGCCTCCTCGGTGCCGACCTGGCGCCGGGTGGTGCGGGCCGACATCGAGCTGGACGGGGTGCGCTTTGCCGCCGGGGAGCAGCTGGTACTCAGGCTCTCCGGGGGAGTGCTGATGGAGGGGGACGATGATTCGCTGGCCTTCGGGTTCGGGATCCACCGCTGCCTGGGCGCCGCGCTGGCCCGGATGGAAACCGAGGTGGTGCTGCACACCGCGGCCCGCGCGCTGCCGGGGCTCGAACCGGCCGGCGGGGAACCGGAATGGATGCACCTGCTCTCCTTCCAGTCCCCGCGCACCGTGTTCAGCTCGCGCCCGGGTGCGGGGGCGGCGGCATGATCATCGCCGTCACCGGAACCGACACCGACGTCGGCAAGACCGTCCTCACCGCGGCCCTGGCCGCCGGCGCCATGGATGCGGGGCATTCGGTGGCCATCTACAAGCCCACCCAAACCGGCGTGGAACCCGGGCAGGAAGGTGACATCCACGCGATCGGGAACTGGCTGGGGAACCCGCCGCAGCTCACCGTGTCCGAGGGCGTGCGGCTGGCCGATCCGATGGCGCCGGTGGATGCCGCACTGCACGCCGGGGGAGCTGCCGCAGCCGCGGCGCTGCCCACCCTGGCCGACCACCTGCGCCGTGCCCGGGCCCTGGCCAAGTGGCACGATGTGCTGCTCATCGAGGGGGCCGGAGGCCTGCTGGTGTCACTGACCCTCGCGGGGGACACCATCGCGGATATTGCCCGCGGGCTGGATGCCCGGTTGGTCGTGGCCACCCGACCGGACCTGGGAACGTTGAACCACACGGCGCTGACCCTGGAAGCCGCCGCGGCGCGCGGCTTTGCCCGCGGTTTCCTGGTGCCGGGAAGCTTCCCGGCCGACCCCGCCGCGCTGCAGCAGCGGAACCGGACGAACTTGCGCGAGCTGGCCGGGCGCCACGGCTGGGCCTGGGTCGACGGGCCGCCGGCCGGAGCCGTCGCCGACCCCGCGCAACGACAACGGATCCTGCACGCGGCGGGCCGGAAGCTGGCCCCGGTGCTCGCCGAGGCACCGTTGCAGGTTGCCCCGGACGCCACGGACGGCCGTCCCGACTTTGTGCCGGAGCCCGCCCACGCGGGATGATGGGAGGGCGGCA encodes:
- the bioD gene encoding dethiobiotin synthase, giving the protein MIIAVTGTDTDVGKTVLTAALAAGAMDAGHSVAIYKPTQTGVEPGQEGDIHAIGNWLGNPPQLTVSEGVRLADPMAPVDAALHAGGAAAAAALPTLADHLRRARALAKWHDVLLIEGAGGLLVSLTLAGDTIADIARGLDARLVVATRPDLGTLNHTALTLEAAAARGFARGFLVPGSFPADPAALQQRNRTNLRELAGRHGWAWVDGPPAGAVADPAQRQRILHAAGRKLAPVLAEAPLQVAPDATDGRPDFVPEPAHAG
- a CDS encoding cytochrome P450; protein product: MSCPFAGSTAIAPTPAPLATALPDAYPEVVNNRYRSIEDPALVRRILQRPEDFTPANALDTAIDLEPAALRILAAERFFLPPVLASAGGAAHLAVRRIVARFFSPARVAAQAEPIRERVREICAGLQARYRAGEAVDLAAHLAAVIPPEVMARLTGIPVPPAADLKAWSLDSLELFWGWPDAARQLELAASAAGFHAWLRTSVAQAVARDDGNLYAALHQGGVDLDRIRSLGYFLTIAGQETTAMLISTTLAAALHEGRWESCAQESAAAQLVARSLARASSVPTWRRVVRADIELDGVRFAAGEQLVLRLSGGVLMEGDDDSLAFGFGIHRCLGAALARMETEVVLHTAARALPGLEPAGGEPEWMHLLSFQSPRTVFSSRPGAGAAA
- a CDS encoding aminotransferase class I/II-fold pyridoxal phosphate-dependent enzyme, which gives rise to MSTAPSIAPAAEICAAVPEAWGRWLGGRARVRAARGLHRVESNRGQLVDLASNDYLGLGAHPAVRAAAGEAASRHGAGAAASRVATGTLAVHTALEEALCDYTGRAAALVFSSGYTANIGLLQALGGPGSHLILDAHAHACLIDGARLSGARVATAAHNDLDAARALLEANRDSPAPAPRVALVLESVYSVLGDAADLAAAAALCTEFGALLLIDEAHSLAATHTGSALRAAGLAGAGHVIATATLSKALGAQGGVVLLGGEAAGLLREHLVNTARTFLFDTALAPAAAGAALAALELADAQLLGRLGRNAALVHDTLAAVPQLSGRIERGAGAVHSITMADAATAVRTAAALRARGIAVACFRPPSVPDGVSRLRITAHANHHRRELLAALHTIAATILEEES